One genomic window of Plasmodium coatneyi strain Hackeri chromosome 12, complete sequence includes the following:
- a CDS encoding Pv-fam-d protein, with amino-acid sequence MNKFSHLINIITIILANNSWSYSDNSAVSFANSWSKNNQVNISDFGAIRSLGENENEGETQGVGKYDANDDEGYDKGRYDALTQDYFDMMEDDLNRNKESTLTISEMINNIDPRAQFNYYISRASTDAFSRRSAEYAKRLWRKIKKGLRTIDKITEREMYNILKSKYFAGSNVLLGRTMTQKVRKFLYRYKIFSPVLILVLTSYLCTSYFSATGYAIFFALAAIFTSFYLAFKYVKCSIRLRRLSEHIPKHYRNEFRRLKRDIENEEHDTFYSTQSVDESTESINIS; translated from the exons ATGAATAAGTTCAGCCACTTGATTAATATTATCACAATTATCCTTGCAAATAACTCGTGGAGTTATTCGGACAAC TCAGCTGTTTCTTTTGCGAATTCATGGAGCAAAAACAATCAAGTTAATATATCAGATTTTGGAGCTATTCGATCTCTTGGTGAAAACGAAAATGAGGGAGAAACGCAAGGAGTAGGAAAATATGATGCGAATGATGATGAAGGTTATGACAAGGGTCGATATGATGCCTTAACACAAGATTATTTTGATATGATGGAAGATGACCTTAATAGGAACAAAGAATCTACACTAACAATAAGTGAAATGATTAACAATATAGATCCTAGGGCTCAATTCAATTATTATATTAGTAGAGCGTCAACTGATGCTTTCAGTAGACGCTCTGCAGAATATGCAAAACGTCTatggagaaaaattaaaaaaggctTAAGAACCATTGATAAAATAACAGAACGAGAAATGTACAATATATTAAAATCGAAATATTTTGCTGGCTCTAACGTACTTTTAGGTCGAACTATGACACAAAAGGTTAGAAAATTCCTATATaggtataaaatattttccccagTTTTGATACTTGTATTAACGTCATACCTCTGCACAAGCTACTTTAGCGCAACAGGATATGCTATCTTCTTTGCACTAGCAGCTATTTTCACTTCGTTTTATCTTGCTTTCAAATATGTAAAGTGCTCCATAAGACTTAGAAGATTGTCTGAACATATCCCAAAACATTACCGAAATGAATTCCGACGACTAAAACGCGACATAGAAAACGAAGAACATGACACCTTTTATTCCACACAGAGCGTAGATGAATCAACGGAGAGTATAAATATATCTTAA
- a CDS encoding Gap, whose protein sequence is MRNSRKCNFRRLSLFASLSVMFLCGSTFVSKNDTNVVKTFCEEESSCQREQVFGRILGQAGVQGVLSARNELMSFRRRSIYSQMDKLMDCLFRGFLDTLMWFTEEVYKSDGSGASEDTAVIEKIIRKQMYTEGVTLSNRTVTNEVQRTKERHEEIAAQGTTSEVVRRMMKIYELENNLSKETMKKVSAPNRTESIHDILNTEKIKLKIKKKLGIIPYNYDGVIIDSVASRIIGRVTDISKDENIM, encoded by the coding sequence ATGAGGAATTCAAGGAAATGCAATTTCAGGAGGTTATCCCTCTTTGCTAGCTTATCTGTAATGTTTTTGTGTGGTTCTACTTTTGTTTCCAAAAATGATACGAATGTAGTGAAGACTTTTTGCGAGGAAGAATCATCCTGTCAGAGGGAGCAAGTATTCGGGAGGATTCTTGGACAAGCCGGGGTACAGGGCGTGCTAAGTGCGAGGAATGAATTAATGAGTTTTAGAAGAAGATCCATTTATTCCCAAATGGACAAACTTATGGATTGTTTATTTAGAGGATTTTTAGATACCTTAATGTGGTTTACTGAAGAAGTTTACAAATCGGATGGAAGTGGAGCTTCTGAAGATACTGCAGtgattgaaaaaattattaggaAACAAATGTACACAGAAGGCGTTACTCTTTCAAACAGAACGGTAACTAATGAAGTGCAGAGAACGAAGGAGCGTCACGAAGAAATTGCAGCGCAGGGAACAACCTCCGAGGTAGTCAGACGTATGATGAAGATATACGAActggaaaataatttatcTAAAGAAACGATGAAAAAAGTTAGTGCTCCAAATAGAACAGAAAGCATACATGATATCTTGAATACAGAAAAGATAAAACTTAAAATTAAGAAGAAGTTAGGAATAATTCCGTACAATTATGATGGTGTTATTATTGATTCCGTGGCGTCCAGAATTATTGGACGTGTTACGGATATATCTAAGGACGAAAATATTATGTAG
- a CDS encoding Early transcribed membrane protein (ETRAMP), protein MNISKMLPFFFLLCVTEKLLIVCASRILSSIERDLAPLQNIDDTLADKNSKKKIYYSLISSGLFVFVAIALGIGFYINEKEKEYKFEKYALFKDKRFHFADPRDGQMPSTSREYVEPPGINKVNIKGPLVENTNESDVPIKKFNIFLDNARIAVRHHFSNLSEPQQAYYVNDRDYIRKVVQSLEERRNVQLSKMQEDLAVLNMEHFLQNISKE, encoded by the coding sequence ATGAACATTTCAAAAatgcttcccttcttttttttgttatgtgTAACTGAAAAGTTATTAATTGTGTGCGCTAGTCGGATCTTATCATCAATTGAAAGGGATTTAGCGCCATTACAAAATATCGATGATACATTGGCAgataaaaatagcaaaaaaaaaatttattactCTTTAATATCTTCGGGCCTATTTGTCTTTGTTGCCATAGCATTGGGAATTGGGttttatataaatgaaaaagaaaaagaatataaatttgaaaaatatgcccTGTTCAAGGATAAACGATTTCATTTTGCAGATCCAAGAGATGGACAAATGCCAAGTACCAGCAGAGAATATGTAGAGCCACCAGGAATAAATAAAGTAAATATAAAAGGGCCACTGGTCGAAAACACAAACGAAAGTGATGTtcctataaaaaaatttaatatctTTTTGGACAATGCAAGGATAGCCGTGCGGCACCATTTTAGTAATTTATCAGAGCCACAACAGGCGTATTATGTAAATGACCGGGATTATATAAGAAAGGTTGTGCAATCCttggaggaaagaagaaatgtcCAGCTGTCCAAGATGCAAGAAGACTTGGCAGTTTTGAACATGGAGCACTTTCTCCAAAATATATCGAAGGAGTAG